A region from the Acyrthosiphon pisum isolate AL4f chromosome A1, pea_aphid_22Mar2018_4r6ur, whole genome shotgun sequence genome encodes:
- the LOC100161334 gene encoding putative uncharacterized protein DDB_G0271606: protein MDSTKLNIALVLLQLTAMCMCQKFSPVYRGPITSDRQIAVGQQQYANDAAMQSATAGDVYQQYPEQQYNYPTQPYYYPSQQKQILEKQQQTRLEQQRLQLQQLQQLQSSWAYYQPAASPQQQYGSDYQQQLQLLQQQQQQQQPQQQQSQQQYYQTVEKPLFRPATIPVNETPAEGPQQQKPNSLYQQQNGALANQQLPQNPLGVYYSSAADVSKFQFSGNGVNYSY from the exons atggATTCGACCAAGTTGAACATTGCTTTG GTTTTGTTGCAACTGACGGCGATGTGCATGTGCCAAAAGTTCAGTCCGGTGTACCGGGGACCGATCACCTCGGACAGGCAGATCGCAGTCGGCCAGCAGCAGTACGCGAACGACGCGGCAATGCAGTCGGCCACCGCGGGTGACGTTTACCAACAATATCCGGAACAGCAGTACAACTACCCGACACAGCCGTACTACTATCCGTCACAGCAAAAACAAATCTTGGAGAAGCAGCAACAGACTAGGTTGGAGCAACAACGGCTCCAGCTCCAGCAGTTGCAGCAGCTCCAGTCGTCCTGGGCCTACTATCAACCGGCCGCGTCGCCGCAGCAACAATACGGCAGTGACTACCAACAGCAATTGCAGCTGCtacagcagcaacagcagcagcagcaaccaCAGCAACAGCAATCGCAGCAGCAGTATTACCAAACCGTGGAGAAACCACTGTTCAGGCCTGCGACCATACCGGTAAATGAGACGCCTGCCGAGGGCCCGCAGCAACAGAAGCCGAACAGCTTGTACCAGCAACAAAACGGGGCGTTGGCCAATCAGCAATTGCCACAAAACCCGCTTGGAGTGTACTACTCTTCGGCCGCCGACGTGTCGAAATTTCAATTTTCCGGCAACGGTGTTAACTATTCGTATTGA